TGCAATCGATTCTTTGACCTTGGCAATCTCGCTGTCACGGCCCGGCCTTCCATAGATCGTGCTGGGAAATCCTGAGATCATCATATTGCAGACAGTCAGGCCGCCCTGTTTGAGCCGGTCCATGGTGCTGCGAATGGTGGATTCCTGCCAGGGAATTGCGGGTCCGCCCATCAGCACATAATCCACGCCAAGCTGCTTCAGGCGGCGCATATCGGCCTCATTCGACCGACTGGAAATTCCCATGCAGATCTTGGGCGCGTGCACCGGGCCGACGGCCTGCTTCTGTTGAAATGCGCGGACGGCCGCAGCGGAGGCCGCCTGGCCGGAGAGCGCCGTCACGCCAATGGCCTTCATGATCTGGCGTCGTGAGATGTGCGCAGAGCTCATTGTCTCACCTCCCGCTGTTTTCGAAGCAGTCCCTCACGCGCCGTGGCGCACCCAAAGACGCATGAAAATGGGCGAGCGAAGTGGGCGCCGGGCGCCGCACGGCGCTCAGGGCTCGGGATTATTCGATCCCCTGCCCCGTCCGGCGGACGGGGCCTACTTATTTTCGGAACAGAGCGAGCCTCTGTTTGAGATACTCCTCATGTTCCTGCCGGAGCTGCGGATCGCGCGGGGCGCCGTATATCTCGCTGCATTTGTACCTCCCCTCGTCGATTTTCATGCGCGTCCACTCGTGATGGGTGCAGATCTCCACCTGACTTGGCGCCACAATAAGGAAATTTTGTCCGATCATAGTACAAAATAGGTGTTTATTCACACGCGAAAACAGGCGACGCCGCAGTCGGTTGGTTTCGGAGAAGATGCGACATGAACATCCATAAAAAGGAGCTCTCACTCACGTGCTCGGCTCCGGGCTGCGCGGCCGCCCGAAAATGAAGAGCATAGGAAGAACGCAAGTTTGACGTGTATGATGGGCCCGCATACCCTCAGGGAGGATTTGCACATGAAAAGATCGATTCTGTTTGTGGTGTTTGCCTTCATGATACTGGCGGCTGTCGCATTCTGGAGGTCCGCGCCGGCTGCCGAGGATCCGTTGATCGAGGGATTTCGCCAGACCGAGGTCTCTTCGGTTGCCGACGCGATCGAACAGCTGTACGGCCGGCAAAACTACATGCATCACGATATGCGGGCGCTGTTCAAAACGAAATTCGCCGGACCTGCGGTCACTGTTCTTCTCAAGAAGGAAGAGCAAAAGGAAGGGGCGGCCGCTACCCAGGGGATGATTGATGCCATCGACAACTCGCCGGCGGGTTCGGTTTACGTCATCGTGCTTGAAAATGGACTGGACTTCGGTGCCGTCGGCGGGCTGATGGCCACGACCATGAAGGTGCGCGGCTTTGCAGGCGCGGTCGTGGACGCTTCGATCCGCGATCTGCCGCAGATCCAGCGCATACAATTTCCTATCTACGGCCGCGGCGTATCGCCCGGCACCACCGTCGGCCACTATCGCTGCGTTGGCGTCAATATCCCCGTGACCTGCGCGGGGGTTCAGGTGCGGCCAAAAGATATCATTGCGGCGGATGAAGACGGCGTCGTCGTGGTTCCGGCCGAAAAAGCCGGCGAGATCCTGAAGAAAGCGCAGGAATTGGATTTCACCGAGCACTCGATGTACCCGTTCATCGAGCGCTTCAAATCGCTGAAAGAAGCGATCGCGAAATTCGGCCGGATTTGAAAGAGAAACGCAAAAGCATAAGCAACGCACCTCCACGATGACTTTGCGTCCTCGCGGCCTCGCGCTGGCAGGCGGAGGTCAGGATGCGACAAAGATAATGCAGGAGGGAGAAGGAACGACGACAAATTCACCCGTCGGCGCGAGTTGCCCGGT
The sequence above is a segment of the Terriglobia bacterium genome. Coding sequences within it:
- a CDS encoding RraA family protein → MILAAVAFWRSAPAAEDPLIEGFRQTEVSSVADAIEQLYGRQNYMHHDMRALFKTKFAGPAVTVLLKKEEQKEGAAATQGMIDAIDNSPAGSVYVIVLENGLDFGAVGGLMATTMKVRGFAGAVVDASIRDLPQIQRIQFPIYGRGVSPGTTVGHYRCVGVNIPVTCAGVQVRPKDIIAADEDGVVVVPAEKAGEILKKAQELDFTEHSMYPFIERFKSLKEAIAKFGRI